One genomic region from Entelurus aequoreus isolate RoL-2023_Sb linkage group LG14, RoL_Eaeq_v1.1, whole genome shotgun sequence encodes:
- the LOC133664255 gene encoding uncharacterized protein LOC133664255: MMAARSESDSDRDSDDFSINLSEDERFVDEESASEGLVGSGSDSDREEAVRGIEPYRFEPDADEDGQEDAAAIDAGGAHDIDRLENTEWCTCQNCVNMETVAECVCCSEIEAVTRTMEEEGVKTCIIDHHGFPSVCLDEWVLQTAYNAYKQQYGMLQQQQNERRRHTAYRQFVRFCWGYLGKDIRVVLPACVVHKIRTTFPSMDYTGFQDVQ, encoded by the exons atgatggccgccagatctgagagcgattctgaccgagatagcgacgatttctccattaatttgagcgaggatgaaagatttgtggatgaggaaagtgcaagtgaaggactagtggggagtggaagcgattcagatagggaagaagctgtgagagggatagagccatatcgctttgaacccgacgctgatgaagacggtcaggaggacgctgctgctattgatgctggaggagcacacgacatagatcgccttgagaatacagaatg gtgtacatgtcaaaactgtgtgaacatggagacagtggctgagtgtgtctgctgtagtgaaatagaggcagtgaccagaacgatggaggaggagggggtgaagacgtgcatcatagaccaccatggctttccatctgtgtgtctggatgaatgggtgctgcagacagcgtataacgcctacaaacagcaatatggcatgctgcagcaacagcaaaatga gcggagacgacacacagcctatcgacagtttgtccgcttctgctggggatatctgggaaaggacataagggtggtactaccagcttgtgtagtacataagattaggacaacattcccatcgatggactacacggggttccaagacgtgcagtga
- the LOC133664254 gene encoding uncharacterized protein LOC133664254 — translation METAKKRVVGKRCVAAGCSNTNQNTTGVSLFLFPKDGGQALLWNKEVKRTRLDWTTHTKYSVLCSEHFERSCFEEGPLRMAEMGISTRRLVLKKGAKPTIFDRPRTSPEHPTPSTSGQTGHMRSAFAKRERKRTIDQIMDSTTTASVADAVDEPMAMALDLPDEEGDQDQGNTREQGCQTDWVPIGTAPTAMTSSKSTQTGKIHHRSKGHQVTPDILERVRARPARVSEVPLSSVAAPSDSPEMQTNIAAPGVSGMQAKLRPPPALFDEGPASSPTAPFVGGSSDDSYVPSESTTSDPCQSDGSPDRPCTHQMHEEGCHKEPKYIIFESCLQSLVKWCHCPVCGSQDISPSWDSNGTQLTMTLQCASCDQRSSWSSQPNIGPYAAGNILLSAGILFAGASSGKVLQVLNSIGVVTYVKRTFFNHQELILQPAIKKVWEEQQRTHLTMLQVEGRPLVLGGDGRADSPGHSAKFGTYTTMELVANVVLDLQVVQSNECLGSYHMEMEGLKRMVELLISWDLDVGVLVTDRHRQIAKWIRENMPNTRHCYDIWHVAKSIGKKLKAIAKHKDCEDLKPWVQSIINHLYWAAVSTPPGEGELLVAKWKSVERHIQNIHKDHGDLFPICTHGQLQRQKKWLKQSSRSAVKLEEVVNNKSLLKDIAMLSGEHQTSKVEAFHSLIIQFAPKMYVFSYIGMLCRNLLAGLHWNENSSRPIATTQAGAERYAVRYPKYKAGGHVVKKIATEPTYRYVDDLIREVVAGCRQTPDERTPLSVTVDVPPFLCDELEKPDKEEAIAKHRSRFGKCEMPSR, via the exons atggagactgcaaaaaagagagttgtagggaagcggtgtgttgctgctggatgtagcaacacaaaccaaaacacaaccggtgtttcattgtttcttttcccaaaagatggcggccaagctttactatggaacaaagaagtcaagcgaacacggttggattggacgacacatacgaagtacagtgtattatgcagcgaacatttcgaaagatcatgtttcgaagagggtcccttgcgaatggcagaaatgggaatcagcactcgtcgactcgtgctgaagaaaggtgcgaagccaactattttcgatagaccacggacaagtccggagcaccctaccccctccacaagcggacagactgggcacatgaggtctgcatttgccaaaagggaaaggaagagg acaatagatcagatcatggacagtacgactacggcatcagtggcggatgcggtggatgaaccaatggcaatggcactagatttgcctgatgaggagggcgatcaagatcag ggaaatacaagagaacaaggatgccagacggactgggtaccgattgggacagcaccaacagcaatgaccagtagcaagagcacccaaacagggaaaatacatcatagatcaaagg gacaccaggtgaccccagatatcctcgagagggttagagctcggccggccagggttagtgaagtcccattgtcaagtgtagcagctccatctgacagccccgagatgcagactaacatagcagctccaggtgtgtctggaatgcaagccaagctacgaccacctcctgcattgtttgatgaaggaccagcatcaagtcccactgcgccttttgttggtggttcttccgatgacagctatgtgccgagtgagtcaacgacatcggatccgtgtcaatctgacgggtcgccagatcgcccatgtactcaccagatgcatgaagagggctgccacaaggaaccgaagtacatcatctttgagtcgtgcctccagagtctcgtcaagtggtgtcactgtccagtctgtggcagccaggacataagcccttcttgggattcgaacggtacacagctgaccatgactcttcaatgtgcatcatgtgaccagaggagtagttggagcagccagccaaacattggcccttatgccgcgggcaacatcctgctgtctgctggcatcctcttcgctggggcatcttctggcaaggtgttgcaagtgctgaacagcatcggagtggtcacgtatgtgaagaggacatttttcaaccaccaggagctcatcctgcagccagccatcaaaaaggtgtgggaggaacagcaacggacgcacctcaccatgctgcaggtggaaggccgacccctcgtccttggtggtgatgggcgagcagacagtccgggacacagcgccaagttcggtacctacaccacaatggagcttgtggccaatgtggttctcgaccttcaggttgtacag agcaacgaatgtcttggcagctaccatatggagatggaaggactgaagaggatggtggaactgctgatcagctgggacctggatgtcggggtgctggtgacagacagacacagacagatcgctaaatggattcgtgaaaacatgcccaatacacggcactgctatgacatctggcatgttgcaaaat ccatcggaaagaaactgaaggccatcgccaagcataaggactgtgaagacctgaagccctgggtgcaaagtataatcaaccacctctactgggcagcagtgtctacaccgcctggagagggggaacttctggttgccaagtggaagtctgtggagcgacacattcagaacatccacaaggaccatggcgacctcttcccaatttgtactcatggacaactgcaacggcaaaagaaatggctcaaacaaa gttcacgctcagcagtgaaactggaggaggtggtcaacaacaagtccctgctaaaagatatcgccatgctgtcgggtgaacaccagacttccaaggtggaggcgttccatagccttatcatacag ttcgcaccgaaaatgtatgtcttctcatacatcggaatgctgtgcag gaacctgcttgctgggctgcactggaacgaaaattcgagccgccctatagccactacacaagcgggtgctgagcgctatgcagtacgctacccgaagtataaagcagggggccatgtggtcaagaaaatcgcgacagagccaacatacc gctacgtagatgacttgatcagggaggttgttgctggctgcagacagacccctgacgagagaacaccactcagcgtcactgtggatgtgcctcccttcctctgcgatgaactggagaagccagacaaggaggaagccatcgccaagcacaggagtcgcttcggtaagtgtgaaatgccctcccggtaa